In Methanoregula formicica SMSP, the DNA window TTCCATAATCCGAACGCCCGTTTTGGGCGCCCTGTTGAATACCCATATCATATCCGATACCCGGAGTATACATGACATCACGCATGCAGTCCCCGCACACGACCTGTCCGGGGTGCCAGGAAGAGGTCTTTCTTGACGAGCTCGTGGGGGGGAAATGCCCTCTCTGCGGCTGCACGCTCGAGGACTTCGAGGAGTCGTTTGGCGAGTACGAGGGGGTCCTCGACCGCTCCGATCTCTCGTGGCTCATCTTCAATTACTTTGTCTTCAAGAAGTTCGTCGACATCGGGGTGCCCCCGCACCAGGTCATGGAACTGGTCACCACCTACAGTCAGAATGCCGAAAAACCCCCGGAGGAATGGTCGCGGACAGGCTTTGCCCTTGAGATCCCGATGAAACCATGGGACCGGATCCTTCCTAAACACTGCGTAAAGTGCCACCGCTGGTTCTTCCGCGGCGGGAAGAAGCAGATCCAGGGCGACATGAAGAAGACGGCACTTGAAGTCGGGTTCATCTGCGACCGGTGCTGAAGTCTTCATCCTCTCATTTTTAGTGCCGGTACTCGATCGCCGTCATGTTCCCCGTCTGGATGTCGATCCAGGCAATCCCCGGTACCAGTGATGCGTTGGTGCGGAGTATTTCATCATCAAAGACGATCTTCCATGCCAGCGGGACAGATCCCGGGCGTGGGACTGTTCCTTTCATCTGCCCGTTGTTCCAGCGCAGTTCAGACGAGAGGATGCGTACGCTCCCGATCTGTTCCGGGTACACAGTTCTTGCTGCCTCCATGGCAGCATAGGTGGCGTCGTGCCGTGCAATGGTCGGGACGATCGCCTGGGAGAATGCATACTCTGCCGTTGTCCACCGCTTGTCATACTCGATAATATCGCCGTTAAGGGCATCGACAACCACGGTGATACCGTCTGTATCCACCGGGTAGTCGAGATACCTGCGCTCCCAGGAGAACGTGTACGCACCTGCCGCAGGCACCGACTCCGTTCCCCATCGGTCATATCGCGAGGAGGTAAGGATGAGGGGAAGGCCACTGGTGCGGGCGGTAACGTATTTTTCAGCAATCCCCTGTGCTGTTTCCTGTGTAACGGCCGGGTCGGCAGGTCTTCCGTAGAGAGGGATATTCCGGGCAAACGCCTGGATCTCCCCGGTTGTTGCATCCACGCTGCCAGAGACAAGCGTCATGTTCCCTGATGCAAGGGTGAACCTCCAGACACTGCCCTCCTGCGGGCTGTCATCGTACCAGATGCCCGGCGTGAAAACCCCCTCATACGGGAACTCCGCAAGGACGACTTCAGAAACCATCTCTTTGGGGATTGCGGCTGTCTCTTCCCCTGCGGACCAGGGCATTCCACTGGCCGCTTCGATGAAAACAACCAGGTCCTCTTTCGGGGACCGTCCACCTGCCGTCCGCAGGGTGAATCCGAAAAGGGATCTGGCTGAACCAGCCGAATAGTTCACGCTGCTGATGGTGAACATATCTTCAGGGCAATACCTGCGCAGGGCGGCTTCTGCCTGCACAAGAGAGAGGGAACCGCTGCCCGCCTGTTGCGTGACACCCGGTTCTATGGCATATCCTGCGACAAGCGGGACTGCGGCAGGGGACGCTGGCGGTAAGGGTGTCCTGGATGTACTTTGTGCCGGGGTTCCCATCTGCGAATCCAGGGACATGGTTGTGACCACAACTGGCGAGGGTGCCGGCTGTGAAGGGGGAGAGAACGGTACCGCGGCAAGGCCGACCCATTGCAGCTGGGAAAGGGAGAAGACGAGAACTGCGATCACAATAAGAATGAGGGTAATGGTGAGGATTTTCACCGCCGCACGCCTGCGGTTCTTCTCGCGGATCTTCTGCCGGTACCGCTCCGGAAGATAGGGCTTGTTCTCATCCATACCTGCCATGGTGTATTCCTAGTAGTAGTGTTACATGGAAGGAGGTAAAAAAACCGGTGCAGGACTGCCCGGTACAGGAAGCAGGAAACTTACCTGCTGCAGCGCAGAACGGAAGGCGTTCGAAGATTTTTTCAGTCCTCCTTTTCGTCAAGCCTGTTCCGGAAACTGACAAACCAGATGACAAGTGCGATGAGGGCAACGGCGAAGCATACCGCAAGGAGCCGGGGATCGATGGAGATCCCGATGACACTGGGGCCAAAACCCATGTACCGTGGACCCGGGAGAGTCTCCGCGTCCAGTTCGGCATGGAAGAGATCAAGGGGAGTCGGTGTGACGGTGAATTCCGGCATATCCTCCACGTTGGTCAATGACAGGTTGGTGATATTCGGATAAATTCCCGGCGTAATCATCGTGGACGGACTCCCCGGTGACGGACCCGCACATACGGGGACGATGGAAGAGCAGAGGAGAAGGAGCACGAGAACGGGAGAAAATCGCCATGGGCCCCAATGGAAGGCAGCGGTCATCATACACCTGGTAAGGGTAGTTGAGCCACCGAGAACAGGTTTGTGGTCGGAAATGCCAAAAAAACCGGTGACCGCACAGTGAGCCCTGGCGAGCAATGGAGTGGTAGTTTGGGAAACTACCACTCCACCCGGAAGCCGCGGTACTCCCCGGTGGCAGGGCCCGGGGACACATCGATCTGCTCCACATGGATCCCCGGATTGTCACGCGCATGTGCATACCGGATAAAATCCGAAAGCGACGCAGGGGAACTCTCGGCAACCATTTCAACTGATCCGTCCGGGAGGTTCTTCACGTACCCGTGCACGCCGGTTGCCCGGGCGCAGGTCTCCACGAAATGCCGGTATCCTACTCCCTGCACCCGGCCCCTGGCAATGGCGGTGATCCGCTCCATATCCTACTTTTCTGACGATCGGCAGTCATAAATGTTGGCATATCGTGTCCGGTGATGACTGGGTGAGCGGCGGAAGATACTGGATGGCAAGACCGCCTGCCTCTCTGCAGTTCATTGGTATTCCCTGTATTTTTCTGTCGTATTTTTATAATGAGTAACATGTTTTTATAGGATCCAGTCCCCACTATATCGCAGTACAAAGGCAGAGGTACCTAGCCTTGAGATACCAGTTTTTCATCATCGTGACACTCCTTATTGCAGCCGTTTTTCTTGCCGGCTGCACTGAGGAAGATCATTCGCCGATTGCGGAAACGCTCTCAGCGGAGCCTCCCCTTCCGGGCCAGGCACTGGTCCTCGTCGGGGACGTGACCGGGGCCGGCCTGGCCGGGGGTACCATCGATACCATCGATATCACGGTTGCCCTTGTCCCGGGCGCACGACCTGTCGATATGGAGAAGATCTCAATAATCTATGCTGATACCATCAAGACCGAGACCCTGATCCCGGTCGAAGGCTACTGGGGCAATCCCCCCCAGGGCTGCTGGGGGATCCTGAACGTCGTAGACCCGGTTGGAGACCAGAACAACCGGATCGAAGACAAAGAGCAGTTTGTGATCCGGCTCAACCCGCGTGCATTCCTTCCTGCCAAACGGATGGTAGTCATCGTTGTCCGGGCCCCTGCTGTTGCCACACCCCTGACGATCCGGCGGTTTGCTCCTGCCGAGATTGCAGCGCAGGGCAATATCCTCACCCCGCCGTGACGATCGGGGAACCAAAACCCATTCTCTTTTAAGGTTTGATGCCGGATTCCCGTTACCTGTACTGGTGACGTCATCCATGGACCCCGGCAAGAGTTCAACCCTCGATATGCAGGAGATGAAAGATCCCGGCTACGAGATCTTCATCATCCTTGTCTCCATCCTCTCTGTTGTCAACCTCGTTGTCTCATGGATTCCGGGCCTGGACCAGGATGCAGTCCGGGTCCTGGAAGTCATCAACTTCTTCCTGACGATCATCTTCCTCTCCGACTTCATCTTCCGTCTCATGACCGCGGAGTCAAAAGCCCACTACTTCTTCCGGAACTGGGGATGGGCAGACCTGCTCGCAAGCATTCCGGCGCTGCGTATCCTCCGTCTCTTCCGGATCTTCAAGGCATACCGGCTCCTGAAGAAGTACGGCGCACGGAATATTCTGCAGCAACTGAAAAAGCACCGGGCAGAGAGCGTCCTTTTCATCGTTGTCTTCTGTGTCATGCTGGTCATTGAGAGCGGGGCTTTTCTTGTCCTCATGGCTGAACGCTCCGCACCGGATGCCAATATCCACTCGGCATCCGAAGCAATGTGGTGGGTGTACGTGACTATCACGACGGTGGGGTACGGGGATCACTACCCGGTAACGAACGCCGGGCGGATGGTGGGCATCATGGTGATGACCATGGGCGTCGGGCTCTTTGGTACCCTTGCCGGTTACATCGCCAACAAGCTCCTGACCCCGGATATTCAGGAGATCCCGGACGATGGAGACAAGAATGCAGGGAGAGATACTGCGCTCACAGA includes these proteins:
- a CDS encoding YcdB/YcdC domain-containing protein, which gives rise to MAGMDENKPYLPERYRQKIREKNRRRAAVKILTITLILIVIAVLVFSLSQLQWVGLAAVPFSPPSQPAPSPVVVTTMSLDSQMGTPAQSTSRTPLPPASPAAVPLVAGYAIEPGVTQQAGSGSLSLVQAEAALRRYCPEDMFTISSVNYSAGSARSLFGFTLRTAGGRSPKEDLVVFIEAASGMPWSAGEETAAIPKEMVSEVVLAEFPYEGVFTPGIWYDDSPQEGSVWRFTLASGNMTLVSGSVDATTGEIQAFARNIPLYGRPADPAVTQETAQGIAEKYVTARTSGLPLILTSSRYDRWGTESVPAAGAYTFSWERRYLDYPVDTDGITVVVDALNGDIIEYDKRWTTAEYAFSQAIVPTIARHDATYAAMEAARTVYPEQIGSVRILSSELRWNNGQMKGTVPRPGSVPLAWKIVFDDEILRTNASLVPGIAWIDIQTGNMTAIEYRH
- a CDS encoding acylphosphatase, with the translated sequence MERITAIARGRVQGVGYRHFVETCARATGVHGYVKNLPDGSVEMVAESSPASLSDFIRYAHARDNPGIHVEQIDVSPGPATGEYRGFRVEW
- a CDS encoding ion transporter, producing MDPGKSSTLDMQEMKDPGYEIFIILVSILSVVNLVVSWIPGLDQDAVRVLEVINFFLTIIFLSDFIFRLMTAESKAHYFFRNWGWADLLASIPALRILRLFRIFKAYRLLKKYGARNILQQLKKHRAESVLFIVVFCVMLVIESGAFLVLMAERSAPDANIHSASEAMWWVYVTITTVGYGDHYPVTNAGRMVGIMVMTMGVGLFGTLAGYIANKLLTPDIQEIPDDGDKNAGRDTALTEIRDAIREQNRQHAELAARLDRIEARLDDQPPKGN